In one Natronoarchaeum mannanilyticum genomic region, the following are encoded:
- a CDS encoding ABC transporter substrate-binding protein, whose amino-acid sequence MNEPTGSGRSRRSIMKALGVGATAGLAGCNGLRGGGNSNQALMWEYGFPNTEGAEPVWRNKFESMYEELADGELQISRYAYEDLRQKFLTGASTGDPDAIEGTLNHLTEYIAGNHLEPLDDLAEDLDYFDGYIDSAVEAVTYQDTLYGLPYEGNARALFVRQDILDELGQDVPETAAELHEIGRMVNEEYDDVVGFHNCTQDGGTRSFQEWMTHIYQHTDQLYVPDGEGWQLNIGADALGQVFDNWYYQIYAADNPVGDPDDLGTGWQTNDPGYINGNYAFVESGTWMRNWTTGENIQSGDTAEDILNNRTQIAHPAHAESASRGTFLEIKPVMVNTHSDQLEKGKAAAQAYAHPETLSEGMAQDPEAAGKAMTPVHEDVESTIENENWQPLTEIFTTGRALAKVTWGPVREEFYTYMQEVAYGRTDPYDAGEQFHEALQDLESEI is encoded by the coding sequence TCATGAAGGCACTCGGCGTCGGCGCGACGGCCGGGCTCGCCGGTTGTAACGGACTCCGCGGCGGCGGAAACAGTAATCAGGCGCTCATGTGGGAGTACGGCTTCCCGAACACGGAGGGCGCCGAGCCGGTGTGGCGAAACAAGTTCGAGTCGATGTACGAGGAGCTGGCTGACGGAGAGCTCCAGATCAGTCGCTACGCCTACGAGGATCTCCGCCAGAAGTTCCTCACGGGGGCGAGTACCGGCGACCCCGACGCGATCGAGGGGACGCTGAACCATCTGACCGAGTACATCGCGGGGAATCACCTCGAGCCCCTCGACGATCTCGCCGAGGATCTCGATTACTTCGACGGGTACATCGACAGCGCCGTCGAGGCTGTGACTTACCAGGACACGCTGTACGGACTGCCCTACGAGGGCAACGCGAGAGCGCTGTTCGTCCGTCAGGACATCCTCGACGAGCTCGGGCAGGACGTGCCGGAGACGGCCGCGGAACTCCACGAAATCGGTCGGATGGTCAACGAGGAGTACGACGACGTGGTCGGATTCCACAACTGCACGCAGGACGGCGGCACCCGCTCGTTCCAGGAGTGGATGACCCACATTTACCAGCACACGGACCAGCTGTACGTGCCGGACGGCGAGGGCTGGCAGCTCAACATCGGCGCCGACGCGCTTGGGCAGGTCTTCGACAACTGGTACTACCAAATCTACGCGGCGGACAATCCCGTCGGCGATCCGGACGATCTGGGGACCGGTTGGCAGACGAACGATCCGGGGTACATCAACGGGAACTACGCGTTCGTCGAGAGCGGTACCTGGATGCGGAACTGGACGACCGGTGAGAACATCCAGAGCGGCGATACGGCAGAAGACATCCTGAACAACAGGACCCAGATCGCTCATCCGGCGCATGCGGAGAGCGCCTCGAGGGGAACGTTCCTCGAAATCAAGCCGGTCATGGTCAACACCCACTCCGACCAACTGGAGAAGGGCAAGGCCGCCGCCCAGGCGTACGCGCATCCGGAGACACTCAGCGAAGGGATGGCGCAGGATCCCGAGGCGGCGGGGAAGGCAATGACACCGGTTCACGAGGACGTCGAATCGACGATCGAAAACGAGAACTGGCAACCGCTCACCGAAATCTTCACGACCGGTCGAGCGCTCGCGAAAGTGACCTGGGGACCGGTTCGCGAGGAGTTCTACACCTACATGCAGGAGGTCGCGTACGG